The following proteins are encoded in a genomic region of Stutzerimonas balearica DSM 6083:
- a CDS encoding rhodanese-like domain-containing protein: MRTAHDLVELARPQIHEVQLSEAQATINAADVLIDVREPDEYANGHIPGAINIPRGVLEFKLTATPELAARDLQLFIYCKTSGRAALAALSLKEMGYLKVSSLAGGFDAWSAAEMPIAKPASIDFD; this comes from the coding sequence ATGCGCACAGCTCATGATCTGGTCGAATTGGCCAGGCCGCAGATCCACGAGGTACAGCTCAGCGAGGCACAAGCAACGATCAATGCCGCCGACGTGCTGATCGATGTCCGCGAGCCGGACGAGTACGCCAACGGCCATATCCCCGGCGCCATCAACATTCCGCGCGGCGTCCTTGAGTTCAAGCTCACGGCGACGCCGGAGCTGGCCGCACGCGACCTCCAGTTGTTCATCTATTGCAAGACCAGCGGCCGCGCTGCGCTTGCGGCGCTGTCGCTCAAGGAGATGGGCTATCTGAAGGTCAGTTCGCTCGCAGGCGGCTTCGATGCCTGGTCGGCCGCCGAAATGCCGATTGCCAAACCGGCCAGCATCGATTTCGATTGA
- a CDS encoding DUF2141 domain-containing protein, which yields MKSTLILGALAMLAASPSYAEQLEVVLKGVQHDKGQLRVGLYAEPKTFRKERLAFATQQAAAKQGEVSVVFDDVPPGRYAIMAYHDENSNGELDRRFGMFPTEGYALSNNPKVMGPPAFDDSAFDVGKQPARLELQMRY from the coding sequence ATGAAGTCCACGCTAATCCTCGGCGCGCTCGCCATGCTGGCCGCCTCGCCCAGCTATGCCGAGCAACTGGAAGTCGTCCTCAAAGGCGTTCAGCACGACAAGGGGCAGCTGCGCGTCGGGCTGTATGCCGAACCGAAGACCTTCCGCAAGGAGCGCCTGGCGTTCGCCACGCAGCAGGCTGCGGCCAAGCAGGGTGAGGTCAGCGTCGTGTTCGACGATGTACCCCCTGGGCGTTACGCCATCATGGCGTATCACGACGAGAATTCGAATGGAGAGCTGGACAGGCGCTTCGGGATGTTTCCCACCGAGGGCTATGCCCTTTCGAACAACCCGAAAGTCATGGGGCCGCCAGCCTTCGACGACAGCGCCTTCGACGTCGGCAAGCAGCCGGCTCGCCTCGAGCTACAGATGCGTTATTGA
- a CDS encoding YgaP family membrane protein encodes MKTNVGTIDRAARIVIGLVLIVLALTGVIGAWGWIGLLPLATGVFRVCPAYSLLGINTCGRKA; translated from the coding sequence ATGAAAACCAACGTGGGAACCATCGATCGTGCCGCGCGGATCGTTATCGGCCTGGTGCTGATCGTGCTTGCCTTGACGGGCGTCATCGGTGCCTGGGGCTGGATCGGCCTGCTGCCGCTGGCCACCGGCGTGTTCCGAGTCTGCCCGGCCTATTCGCTGCTTGGCATCAATACCTGCGGGCGCAAGGCCTGA
- a CDS encoding YeeE/YedE family protein, with product MRRLMAFAAGLIFGFGLLLSGMADPAKVVGFLDLAGRWDPSLALVMLGAIGMAIVPFAWAKRRSRSLLGAPMALPSKRELDGRLIGGSLLFGVGWGLAGICPGPALVLLLTGYWQVVLFVAAMLAGMALFSALEHRRNH from the coding sequence ATGCGCAGACTCATGGCATTCGCTGCCGGGCTGATTTTCGGCTTCGGGCTGCTGCTGTCCGGCATGGCGGATCCGGCCAAGGTCGTGGGATTTCTCGATCTGGCCGGGCGCTGGGACCCGTCGCTCGCGCTGGTCATGCTCGGCGCTATCGGCATGGCGATAGTCCCCTTTGCCTGGGCCAAGCGCCGATCGCGCAGCCTGCTGGGGGCTCCGATGGCCTTGCCGAGCAAGCGTGAGCTGGATGGCCGGCTAATCGGTGGCAGCCTGTTGTTCGGTGTGGGCTGGGGGCTAGCCGGCATTTGCCCGGGGCCAGCCCTGGTCCTGTTGCTGACCGGCTACTGGCAGGTCGTGCTGTTCGTCGCAGCCATGCTGGCTGGCATGGCGCTGTTCTCTGCGCTGGAGCACCGGCGCAATCACTGA
- a CDS encoding YeeE/YedE family protein, with amino-acid sequence MTLDWAGFTPVTALSGGLLIGLAAAIFVLFNGRIAGISGLLGGLLERQTEGREEKALFLLGLLVAPLIWGLFAQQPAPEFQVGWLGTLIAGLLVGVGTRFGSGCTSGHGVCGISRLSPRSIVATLAFMLAGFVTVFVLRHLFGG; translated from the coding sequence ATGACACTTGATTGGGCGGGCTTCACGCCGGTGACGGCCTTGTCGGGCGGTCTACTGATCGGCCTGGCGGCGGCTATCTTCGTGCTGTTCAACGGACGTATCGCCGGTATCAGTGGGTTGCTGGGTGGGCTGCTGGAGCGGCAGACGGAAGGACGCGAGGAAAAGGCGCTGTTCTTGCTCGGCTTGCTCGTGGCTCCGCTGATCTGGGGGCTTTTTGCGCAACAGCCAGCGCCGGAATTTCAGGTCGGCTGGCTGGGGACTCTGATTGCCGGACTGCTGGTCGGCGTGGGCACGCGCTTCGGCTCTGGCTGCACGAGTGGCCACGGGGTTTGCGGCATCTCCCGCCTGTCGCCGCGCTCGATCGTGGCCACACTCGCCTTCATGCTGGCCGGATTCGTCACCGTCTTTGTTCTACGTCATCTTTTCGGAGGCTGA
- a CDS encoding ArsR/SmtB family transcription factor: MSDHSSPSLDMAQLRANAAMAGQLLKALANPDRLLLLCQLCQGERNVSELEALLGIQQPTLSQQLGVLRREKLVATRREGKQIYYRISSAPALAVIETLYQQFCEGKES; this comes from the coding sequence ATGAGTGACCATTCTTCGCCGAGTCTCGACATGGCACAGCTGCGGGCCAATGCGGCGATGGCCGGCCAACTGCTCAAGGCGCTAGCCAACCCCGATCGCTTGCTGCTGCTGTGTCAGCTCTGCCAGGGCGAGCGCAACGTGAGCGAACTCGAAGCCTTGCTCGGCATTCAGCAGCCCACGTTGTCGCAGCAGCTCGGTGTGCTGCGCCGGGAAAAACTCGTTGCCACGCGGCGCGAGGGCAAGCAGATCTATTACCGGATCAGCAGCGCGCCGGCGCTGGCTGTCATCGAAACGCTCTATCAACAGTTCTGCGAGGGCAAAGAGTCATGA
- a CDS encoding metal-sensing transcriptional repressor, whose translation MNDQPSKLPEQQQAMLKRLARVEGQIRGIQAMIRRGEDCEAIAQQFSAARSALDKSYRLMLTCLLEEALTDGSQATGEALERVRTIFTKYT comes from the coding sequence ATGAACGACCAGCCTTCCAAGCTACCCGAGCAACAACAGGCGATGCTCAAGCGCCTAGCCAGGGTCGAAGGCCAGATTCGCGGCATTCAGGCGATGATCCGACGTGGAGAGGACTGCGAAGCGATCGCACAGCAGTTCTCTGCCGCTCGAAGCGCGCTGGACAAGAGTTATCGGCTGATGCTGACCTGCCTGCTGGAAGAGGCGCTGACCGACGGCAGCCAGGCGACCGGCGAAGCCCTGGAGCGGGTACGCACCATTTTCACCAAGTACACCTGA
- a CDS encoding glutathione S-transferase family protein yields the protein MSLTLFGAPLSPFVRKARLCLQEKGLDYTLEVVMPFTPPEWYLALNPLGRIPALKDGDLSLADSSVICQYIEEAYPQTTPLYGASAADRARVRWLEKYADYELAPLCTFTVFRNRILKPSAGQACNEQAVQETLHDKLPRHFDYLEQQLGAGPYFLDELSMADIAVACQLVNMEHGGEQLDASRWPRLAAHYARMKATESLASVLPGEQRMNTKLIEMGKAAKA from the coding sequence ATGTCACTGACGCTCTTCGGTGCGCCGCTTTCACCTTTCGTGCGCAAAGCCCGCCTCTGCCTTCAGGAGAAGGGCCTGGACTACACGCTTGAAGTGGTCATGCCCTTCACACCACCGGAGTGGTACCTGGCGCTCAACCCGCTGGGACGCATTCCCGCTCTCAAGGATGGCGACCTCAGCCTCGCCGACTCCAGCGTCATCTGCCAGTACATCGAAGAAGCCTATCCGCAGACCACTCCTCTTTATGGTGCCAGCGCGGCTGATCGGGCCCGTGTGCGCTGGCTGGAAAAGTACGCCGACTACGAGTTGGCGCCCCTGTGCACCTTCACCGTCTTCCGCAACCGCATTCTCAAGCCCAGCGCGGGGCAGGCCTGTAATGAGCAGGCGGTACAGGAGACGCTGCACGACAAGTTGCCGCGCCATTTCGATTACCTGGAACAGCAGCTCGGGGCGGGGCCGTATTTCCTCGACGAGCTATCGATGGCCGACATCGCAGTCGCCTGCCAGCTGGTCAATATGGAGCACGGCGGCGAGCAACTCGATGCCTCACGCTGGCCGCGGCTGGCCGCGCACTATGCACGCATGAAGGCGACCGAGTCCCTGGCAAGCGTGTTGCCGGGCGAACAGCGGATGAATACCAAGCTCATCGAGATGGGCAAAGCCGCCAAAGCCTGA
- a CDS encoding ATP-binding protein, whose amino-acid sequence MDAELSAFLRRAEAVLARVEPLLPEPCPEIDWSQTLAARWQRNGASGFLAPLKVSLDLSLDDLIGVDRQRDLLEANTRQFIAGMPANHALLWGARGTGKSSLVRALLARHAEDGLRLVEIERDHLADLPRVVEALSGQAFSFVLFCDDLSFESGEGDYRVLKSVLDGSLERAPENVLLYATSNRRHLVPERQSDNENWQMVDGELHPNEAVEDKIALSDRFGLWLSFYPFSQPHYLDVVRHWVGALAGEASLRWAWDDELEKEAVRWATGRGNRNGRCAYQFARQWVGRQLLGTAR is encoded by the coding sequence ATGGATGCCGAGTTGAGCGCTTTTCTGCGGCGCGCTGAAGCGGTGCTGGCGCGTGTCGAACCCCTGCTGCCCGAGCCTTGCCCGGAGATCGACTGGTCGCAGACCTTGGCCGCGCGCTGGCAGCGCAATGGGGCTAGCGGCTTTCTTGCGCCGCTGAAAGTCAGTCTCGATCTTTCGCTGGATGACCTGATCGGGGTAGACCGGCAGCGTGATTTGCTCGAAGCCAATACACGCCAATTCATCGCCGGCATGCCGGCCAACCATGCGTTGCTGTGGGGCGCACGCGGCACCGGCAAATCGTCGCTGGTTCGTGCGTTGCTGGCCAGGCATGCCGAGGACGGGCTGCGGCTGGTGGAGATCGAACGGGATCATCTCGCCGATCTGCCGCGCGTGGTCGAAGCGCTCTCGGGGCAGGCGTTTTCTTTCGTGCTGTTCTGCGACGATCTCTCGTTCGAGTCGGGGGAGGGCGACTATCGAGTGCTCAAGAGCGTGCTCGATGGCTCTCTGGAGCGGGCGCCTGAAAACGTGTTGCTGTATGCCACCTCCAACCGTCGCCACCTGGTGCCCGAGCGACAGAGCGATAACGAGAACTGGCAGATGGTCGACGGCGAACTGCACCCCAACGAGGCCGTCGAGGACAAGATTGCCCTGTCGGATCGATTTGGTCTCTGGCTGTCGTTCTACCCATTCAGTCAGCCGCACTATCTGGACGTCGTGCGCCACTGGGTCGGTGCGCTGGCAGGCGAGGCTTCGCTGCGCTGGGCGTGGGACGACGAACTGGAGAAGGAGGCGGTTCGCTGGGCGACCGGGCGAGGCAACCGCAACGGACGTTGTGCCTATCAGTTCGCGCGCCAGTGGGTCGGTAGGCAGCTGCTCGGTACCGCCCGCTGA
- a CDS encoding glutathione peroxidase, with the protein MHDALFDLPCTTIDGQLRTLADYPAKVLLIVNTASQCGFTPQYKGLEQLWRTYRDRGLVVLGFPCDQFGGQEPDSESEIAAFCERRFGVSFPLFAKVEVNGGEAHPLFVELKKRAPGLLGSKAIKWNFTKFLVADGGRTVRRYSSRTPPETLGAVIEQYL; encoded by the coding sequence ATGCACGACGCGCTTTTCGACCTGCCTTGCACCACCATCGATGGGCAGCTCCGCACGCTGGCGGACTACCCGGCCAAGGTGTTGCTGATCGTCAATACCGCCAGCCAGTGCGGCTTTACTCCGCAGTACAAAGGTCTCGAGCAGCTCTGGCGCACCTATCGTGACCGCGGTCTGGTGGTGCTTGGCTTTCCCTGCGACCAATTCGGCGGCCAGGAGCCGGACAGCGAGTCCGAAATCGCCGCATTCTGCGAGCGCCGTTTCGGCGTCAGCTTCCCGCTGTTCGCCAAGGTGGAGGTCAACGGCGGTGAGGCTCATCCGCTGTTCGTCGAGTTGAAGAAGCGGGCGCCCGGCCTGTTGGGAAGCAAGGCGATCAAGTGGAACTTCACCAAGTTTCTGGTGGCTGACGGGGGGCGCACGGTGCGGCGCTATTCCTCGCGAACCCCGCCGGAGACGCTGGGCGCTGTGATCGAACAGTATCTTTAG
- the msrB gene encoding peptide-methionine (R)-S-oxide reductase MsrB, which produces MDKLDKPLEAWRAELSDEQFRICRLGATERPFTGRYNDTKTPGTYKCVCCGEPLFDSSSKFDSGCGWPSYSAPINEAAITELDDFSHGMHRIEVRCARCEAHLGHVFPDGPPPTGLRYCINSASLELQPREA; this is translated from the coding sequence ATGGACAAGCTGGACAAGCCGCTCGAAGCCTGGCGCGCGGAGCTATCCGACGAGCAGTTCCGCATCTGCCGACTCGGCGCCACCGAGCGTCCCTTCACGGGGCGTTACAACGACACCAAGACACCGGGGACCTATAAATGCGTCTGCTGCGGCGAGCCGCTGTTCGATTCGTCCAGCAAGTTCGATTCCGGCTGTGGCTGGCCGAGCTATTCGGCGCCCATCAACGAGGCGGCCATTACCGAGCTGGATGATTTCAGCCATGGCATGCATCGCATCGAGGTGCGCTGCGCCCGTTGCGAGGCGCACCTGGGGCACGTTTTTCCCGATGGGCCGCCGCCGACAGGGCTGCGCTACTGCATCAATTCCGCTTCGCTCGAACTTCAGCCACGCGAGGCCTGA